The region ATGAGTATAAATATGAACAGAAAATTCCGTTGGAGATAGTGCTCTCTTCAACAATCACACCAAAGTTGAAAAGGATTGGcatttgctattaacatgttttgttcaagaaaaaatgtggaagaaaaaaaaaaggatatgttTCAAGTCACAACCACTATTAATTAGTAAAGATAATTCAGAGTAGAAGATCcccaataacaaaaaataaataagtactGTTCTTGTACTCTTACATAGACTTATTAAAGCATGCCATTAAAGGATGTGATGATCTGTGCATGTATATGGAACTGAAATCCAATCTGTGCAAGAATAGAATACTGTTCAGTATATCAACCACGCAGATGGCCTAACATTCTGCTAGCAGTGATGCAAGGATGGTGTGCTTTCATACAGTACCAGAACAGGCACCaaggtttttaattataagtcAGACATTCGAACGCGGTTTTTAAGCACAGGTCTATTTATATTCAATGGTGGAATATGTCTATGATATTGTgggaaaagaaatataattccAAGCTAGTGTACCagaaataagaaatattgaCTGAACAACCCAGTTTGTTGTGCAAGCTTAGCCCATTGTTAGCATACACGCAGAGTAGAAAGATATCTACCGCTAGCGGGTCAACTAGTTATGCTTAAGGAGACAATATCGTCAGCATAAATCACCGCAGGACAGCTACCAGTACATGGAAAACAAATACGTGTACTCAAGAGTGGAGCTCAAATATGAACAGAATGATAAAGAGTGGGAAATGCATGCTATTGGTCCCATCGCCGAAGTCAAATATTACAAGACACTTCTaagtcaaaaaagaaaaggtggggaTAAAGCTTGTATTCTATTGCATATACACAGAAACAGACGGTCCTCCACAGTACCGCCACCCGACCACCGATGCCCTCCTGTAAAAGTCAAGATTAACAAATGAGAGGCACTAGAAATTTAACAAACTTTTCAGAAACCATGTCTCGTCACCTTTACAATTAACGCCGAACTTTTCAAAAATCCTGTCTTGTTACCTTTACAATGCCTATATATAGGGTTACCACTTCAAGCATTTCCAGTCAACAGATCATACTTGTTTCTCATACACTGAGTGACACGCATATTAAACATATACATTGAGCCGTACGTGAGAGAATAATCTGGAAATGGCAAGCCCAAGAGTGTTAGGGACTGCTTTCCTGGTCTTGCTTATTGTAGACATCGCCTTTGCTGCTAGGACACTGCAGTCAATtagtggaggtggaggtggagggcagggaggaggtggtggtggtggctcTGGATCAGGACTTGGGTCAGGTTACGGTTCTGGGTCTGGATCCGGGAGCGGTGAAGGATATGGTGCTGGTGGTCGTGGAGGAGGCGGGGGCAGGGGCAGTGGCGGGGGCGGAGGTGGTGGCAGCGGCGGAGGCAACGGGTCAGGTTCTGGCTATGGGTCTGGTAGCGGCTCAGGCTATGGTTCTGGTAGTGGGATAGGTGGTGGAAAAGGTGGCGGCGGCAGTGGCGGcagtggcggcggcggcggcggtggTGGAGGTCAAGGCTCTGGATCAGGAAGTGGGTCAGGCTATGGAAGTGGAAGTGGAAGTGGAAGCGGAAGCGGCGGTGGCAAGGGTgggaaaggaggaggaggaggaggaggaggtggtgggggTGGGGGAGGAGGATCTGGCTCAGGCTCAGGCTCAGGTTATGGAAGCGGGTCTGGTTATGGCTCTGGATATGGAGGAGGGAAAGGTAATTAAAGCTTGCCATGAACACAGAGGTTACCTTTTCTTCTGTATTCTGAAATAAAATTGCAGGAGCTCACACATGCGTGGATATTTTCTGTTGGCGAGCAACTGCAACTGTGCATGTATGTCTACATATAAATCTCTTAATAAAGTCACTTTTTAGAGCACATTTTActctaaaagtatattttatagaTAATCTCTCCTCAAACCCTAATAAAAAGTGAGTATATCATTTCCATAAAAACAGGATTTCATCACAAAAAagaacttcaaataaaattaaaagaaaggagcttgaacttttgaaaatgtcTTTGACTTGAGAACAATCCGACGGACAATGGTGTAGGGATTCCTGAAGCCTGGAGAAAATATATGGGTGGAAAAGAATTCCAAATTTAACCATCCACGTTAGAAGAACCTAACACCGATTTTTGGGAATCACCTCACCTCTTCAGTCTCTAATTTGTTATTGCTAATCTAgttgcttttaatttatccaGAATACATGTCTGTTCTCCAATCAATTTATAACACGGGTCTATCTcattttgatttcaagtttaGTTTTCTCCACGGTCAAGTAATTACGAATCAGAATTCCTGTAAACTTTTTTTCGCAGAATGTTTCAATCCTGAAATGATTTCATAGCTTAATGTTAATCGATATAAAAGTAGCAATCATCACATTGTAAATTTGTGACcgaaatttattgatttcaagTTTGGTAATCAGTGGAAATATGTATTACTTCGACTATATATGAACTTTATTCATGGATTTTCATGTgcattgtaaataataaaaaaaagggggaggTTCTCCCCTCAAACCCGACAAATGAAGGGGAGTCCTCAATTCTACGTATGACAGCTACAACCTTTCCAATTTTTGTAGCCATTTTTCGCCTTGTTGTGATGCAATCACACACTATTCAATCAAAACCAAGTGCAGATTGTTTTCGAAGAAACTCTTTGTAAGCCATGTGCTAGCATTTTTCGCTGCATCTGAAGGGATTGTTTTTGGAAGATTTGGCTGTAAGATTTATAAATATGTGAAAATTCTGGAGGTGAATTTCTTGGCTAAGCTCCTAAGAAGCTTTTGTTACCTTCTCAAAGTTCATTTACAGGTGTATTCATGCTCTATCTGTATTTGTATCTCATTTTAGTTATcatatttgcttcaaattgtCCATCGGGTGTCGAATTCAAGCACCCAATACTGCTTCTAACAGTTTGTGACCGCTACATGTTCATTTTAAACTTGTTCTGTGTGGTATCGGCATAGACATGATGTTTATTTTGAGCACTCggcttcttgttttttcaatttgtctTTGTAATATAAAGATGATaactaattacaaaaatatacatatgttcttatttcttttacactatgctttttaatgtattttaatctTATTGGAAGTTGTTCTTACGAGTTTGACGTGCCTAAGAGATTTTGTGAATTGATtgataaaagataagaatttcTGCATTTTACGTTTCAGACCATACTTCTTCTAACAGGTTTTTCATCGAGTTATAATTTCAGAATGTGAGCATTTGATGTGTAAAAGTTAAAAGTACACATATAAGGCTTTTGAGAAAGATATCATGGGCAGAAATTCGAGTTCATTTGGATCTCTAATCAGACTTGCAAAATCGAGCTCATATCCTACTTAAAGCAGGATTCTCTCTTTGCACGCTACAGATTCAAATGAGcatatctagagctacagaTATTAAAATCATACGATTCAAAAGCTAAACATCATCTACACATCTAGGAATACAAATTTTATGGGGGATGCCGAGTCagataaaatcgttttgaaGGCAAACATTTAGGCACAAGCTAAATGACAAGATTGGTCTCCTGATCTGATGAGAAAACTAACGGCGAGGAGCATCCCATTATGATTGAGAGTCTGACATAGAAATGATAGGGCATAGGACCCAAGAAAAGTGCAAATCAAGTCTCTAACATTTCATGAATGAAAGAATACAGCTGGAATGGCCGGATATTAcaagaaaccaagtcagaaaACAAAGTCTAAGTGGCAGTAGAGTCTAAATTGCAGCAGAATTATTACAGCAGCAGAGTTAGATTTCAAcacaaattctgagggatttaacTAATCTTAATGGCCAGATAAAGAAGAAGGAATACGTAATATTAAGGACTCCTGATCAGGAGAAGAATCCTAACGAAAGACAGCAGCTGAGGGAGGGAATAAAGGAAACAAATCACGTCGGAatactctcttcttcttcttcttcttctctacaacgtgcttttctctttatttgttaattttccaGCAACTATGAACTGAACTTTGGCTTTCAGTTCAAGGGGAATAGACACCATCCTCATTATTAAGTTGTGAGAAGTAACGTTCTTCCCATTGTAATTCTTTCATATTCAAGTACTTATTTATCCTTATTTCATAATTATGCTACTGATTTCTGTTCAtgcttattgaattgttttgagatgGTATATATGTgctttctagtttctttcaattcataATTGTTGTCGGGGACTAGAATAAGAAGAAACAAAGGAGTTAACTTGATTGCTGGAACTATCACTTTAATTTATTAGGGAGGGGTACGCCAAGTTAAATTGCTCAAGCTTTTGAACGATTGCTTCGAATAAATTTTACAGACTTTTCTCTTAAGGCTACTGCCGAGTGAATTAAAGTtgcttttcaatattaaatttgcttgatggaaaaaaaatgattagaaaGCTTTATCTAATTACTTTACTCATAATCTTCTCGATTCCCCTTAACTTTAAAAGGcatcaaatttgttttcttgaattgaaatgatatttattttactttgatgatCAATAAATTTATGGGAACGGATGTCTAGACCTTTGAACTGAGCCAACGCcatattaatttagtatttttatttttagaattttgtttctttaatttttttattcaaatcccctgttctttttttatttcagtatgTTGTAGGAAGATTGAATGAAATTTGTCTTGTGTTCGACCTGCTTTTCACAATCatactacaaatttattttatttatgaaagtaaagttaaaattacattttagcgGTTTTGAAGAGGGACCAAAAGGCATTTTCGTTGTCTCGGGCCCGGGCACTATATGGATTTCGAATGGCAATGCAGAACATCCATCCTGGTAGAGCTTTGTTCTCTGATTCTTTTAAACAGTACATGAAAACCTTGCTAAGAGGATTAGAAGTACTGTCTGGGCCTGTGTTCCTGTTGCAACACATCCTTTTAACGATTTCTCACTCTTCTCCATTTTAAGTTCCAAGATTTTTGCAGAGAGACGTGTTGCTTTTGCTTGTAGTATCTTTTTTCTCAGGAAGGTAACGTTCTTTAAATACAACAACAAAAGACTGTTATATGTTATTTGTGATATttgatctttctttcttttttttcctcgtaTTGCATTCATATATATTGCATAGTAAGATTTTATACAATGTTTGTGTATTGTTGGTCTCTGCTTCTGCGGTGTTTTCTGGCATAAAAAGAGAGCCTTGATGCCAAGTTTGACATTCTCGAATGGACTGATCTAGAGATGAGGGGCTGCGTTGTGAACTTTGCTTGCCTTCTTTATAGGTGagatttttctctcttgttctcttttctttatgtatattttaattgttggcTTCAATACTTGAGCCACTGTTAGATGTACAGCTCTTCTAGTGGTCCTAATATACTTACTGCCCTTCACTGTCGCGGGGGCGACGTCTTCTAGCGACGGCGAAGGCTCCTGACATGCCTCCTGATGAGAGGTGTTGTGTGTTGGAAAgggtttttgaatttaatcataaaattatgattaaacttagtcgtcacctagtattatggtcactaggaacctatggtttgcgagagtctgagtaagggactgattgtgtaaggcgaagacgcatcacccccagtgcaacctacctaaggtaaattgcattgttgtttgattgttttttctaagtcgGGTTTCTATTCTTTGGTCTTTTCTAATGCTCAAAgcagatctctcttcatgagagGGTTTAtaccttatcgggttaaatcctaaccattctgaAGTCTAAATTTTAGAATCGCACGTTTataccttgtatctttaatacttgagggtgtactttatcgtgtaattttacatccataaatattaaaatttacatcTGGATcataaaaaaaggattggaaatttttttgacatgttggtcaaatcctaatggataatcataaactggttacgatatccattttttattttttaaaacatgaaaagatacaatttttgttttttttatgaaaaatatggtTGGAAAAATTTCAggatttggccgtatgcaacaaaatattttttttatttttgaaaatgttttgaaatttttttatttttttagtttttgaagaaaaccgggtattttaataccggatttgtattttacaatgtaaatatataacccgatatcatgaaaaattggtagaaaaatatgcgagaaaatcacaattttctttgaaatgatttttttgataatttttggattaaaaaaaaaaggtatagtCCACTGCATGAATAGTggacatgaattataattcacgacCACTGTTCATGCGTGAACAGtaggacgtgaattataattcacgtcctcTGTTCACTAAGTGAACAGAGGCAGcgaagaagaaggggaaggggagAGAGGGCGGACAAGCTGACGTGGTGGTGGTCTGGCCGAGGATGACGATGTGCTGCCGGTGGTTGAAGTGATGGAGGCCAGCGTTGGCTatgggaggaagaagaaaaggttgcAGAGGAGAGAGAAACGGTGGAAGGAGAAGAGGGAGAGAGTCGCGGTGGCTTCTTGGTGGCTGGTTGGTGGTAGAAACGGTGGCTGAGGCTGTGACAGAGATGGTGGCTGGCGGCAGAggaagcaaaagaagaagaaagaaaaaaaacgcgCGTTAGGGGCtgcagagaggagagaaaaaacaacGGTGGCTCTTGATGGTCTGCTGGTGGTTGCGCTGGCTTCCTGTGGTGGAGCTGAAGGTGGGAAGACCGGTGATGAGGGTGGTGGTGGCTGAAGACATGGTGTagagaggaagaaaagagaggaaaacagagagaaagtGGCAGAAACCGGTAAGAGGCTGATTTTTTGGCTTATTTCGAACCCAATTTTCTCCTCCCTCAGGCCATGaaatccacctctatttataggcggtggaaAAGAGCAATCTTTTCTACATAGAGGAAaaattttcagcccttgattcggtTGGGAAGGATCTCAACCTTTGGCTCAAAGTAGGCACGGTACACTgtcaaatatgcaaaaaaaactgCCTGAGTTGGCATGTTTAGGCCGGCTCCGACGCCGATTAATTGTCATTCAGACTGAAATATTGATATGAAACTGTAGAGGAACTGTAGAGGATAATTTTCGTGCAAGTTTGGTTAAATTTGGTGGACTTTATATGAACTAAATGCACCTGCAAAGTAGGTAACCTGAGCAGTTATTTCAgagatttaaagaaaaagatgaacaGTTCCAAAGTTCTGATTTTGGCCAAAGTTCATTTCAgtccttcatctttcaattgctttcaattaaacctctaattgaccctaaaattttgtaattaagcccctgatgaaCTTCAATTGGAGCCCTGAAGTTACGCGCCTATTGCGATATGGgccttggtctcggatttcttcaatttagcccctaattgacccaaaaacttcaattttcttgtaattttgcccctgatttcaatatattaacatggtaaaaattaaatttcgtctcttaaaatttcaatcatctcaattaagcccaaattaggcttccaaacttattttttcaccaattgagccccaaataaaattaatttgacccatttaaagtataattaagtccttgcacttaattaaatcccaaattaattctggaacataattaaaattcaatttgactcatgattaaatcaatttagcctattaaaaatttaattatgtccttgaACTTAATGTTTATACAAATTTGTCCAATAATCCTTGAATTTGCATCTTCTCTCTATTTTGGAgcataatagggtacaattagaTCTTGAATTTCCTCAAAAAAAATGCAGCTTTATTCTTCGGCCTATTTTCTCCACGTTGccagcttttattttattttttgatttttattttaaaagaaagtaaattttttaggaataacccagaattggaTTATGACATTCACCAAGGAATCTGAAATTCCATGTCCACTTCTAATGTATATACAGCATGCTGGTCACCAGTAATTCAGAATAGCAGATCACTCTTACACAGACTTAAAAAAGCATGGCATCGAGTATGGAACTGGAATTCAATTTGTGCAAGAATAGAAGACTGTTCAGTATATCAACCATGCAGATGGCCTAACATTCAACTCGCAGTGATGCAAGGATGGTGTGCTTTAACACCCCAGAACAGGCACCAAGGTTTTTAATTACAAGTCAGACATTCGAACACGGTTTCTAAGTACAGATCTATTTATATTCAGTGATGCAAAGTGTCTATGATATTGtgggaaaagaaatttaaatctaTTAATTCATAAGTACTGTAACAGCAATAAGAAATATTGACTGAACAACCCAGTTTGTTGTGCAAGGTTTGCCCATTGTTAGCACACACGCAGAGTAGAAAGATATCTGTGTACATAAATCCTTGTAGTAGTTGATGAACATATTCTCAAGGAGACAAAGGTTAAGATAAACAAATCACTAGACAAGCGCTAGTGTACGAAAATTCCATGTACGCCGTCGAAGTggacttcaaataaaaaatatactaaaacattTTGGGTGGATTAGAGaagtgtgtttttttatcttttttccatTTCGGTTCCttaacttttgttttcatcAATTGAGTCCTCCACAGTACCGCCACCCTCCACAGAAACAGAAACCCAAAACACGCGTTCCTTTCTATAATAGGTAAGATTACCAAGTGATCGAGAGGTCCTAGGAATTTAAGAAACCTTTCAAAAACCGTGTCTCGTTACCTTTACAATTCATGCCATACTTTTCAGAAACCTTGTCTTGTTACCTTATTCACAATGCCTATATATAGGGTTGCCACTTCAAGCATTTCCAGTCAACAAAACATACTGGTTTCTCATATAGCGAGTGACACGCATAAACATACAGATACGttgagccgtgagagtataatcTGGAAATGGCAAGCCCAAGAGCGTTAGGGACTGCTTTCCTGATCTTGCTTATTGCAGACATCGCCTTCGCTGCTAGGACACTGCAGTCAATTAGTGGAGGCGGAGGTGGAGGGcagggaggaggtggtggtggtggatctGGATCAGGACTTGGGTCAGGTTATGGTTCTGGGTCTGGATCCGGGAGCGGTGAAGGATATGGTGCTGGTGGTCGTGGAGGAGGCGGGGGCGGGGGAAGTGGCGGAGGCGGAGGTGGTGGCAGCGGCGGAGGCAACGGGTCAGGTTCTGGCTATGGGTCTGGTAGCGGCTCAGGCTATGGTTCTGGTAGTGGGATAGGTGGCGGcaaaggtggtggtggtggtggtggcagtggaggtggtggtggtggtggtggaggtcaAGGCTCTGGATCAGGAAGTGGGTCAGGCTATGGAAGTGGAAGTGGAAGCGGAAGCGGTGGTGGCAAGGGTGGGAATGgaagtggaggaggaggaggagaaggaggtggtgggggtggaggaggaggaactGGCTCTGGCTCTGGCTCAGGTTATGGTAGCGGGTCTGGTTATGGCTCTGGATATGGAGGAGGGAAAGGCAATTAAAGCTTGCCATGAACACAGAGgataccttttcttttgtattctgAAATAAAATTGCAGGAGCTCACACATAGCATGTATCACTATCGATTAAGTCACTTTTTCAAAtgctataaataaaagaacacaTTTTACtctaagaatatattttatggATAATCTCTCcgcaaaaccaaatcaaatgcGAATGTATCGTTTCCATAAGAACAATTAGATGTCATCAcaaaaaaaggaatttaaataaaattaaaagaaaagagcttgtactttctaaaattgaaaatcTCCTTCTGGAGCTCAGGATATATAGACGCAGTGCTAACTTTGAAtgcagtggaaaaaaaaaacatgttacaaGTGAAAATACTCAACCTCGATCCATGACTGTCAAAAAGAATTTCTGAGTAAAAGTCTGACCTGGTTAATAGAGTCGAGTCATCTTCGGTATGAAAAATTACTTGCCTCTCTCTACGGAAATGTCACACGGAGTTTTTGATCCCTCACCGAAGGCGGCCAGTAGGCCATTAGAAGTTGCATAGTGAGCTTTACAACCACAGAACCACAAGTCCTATTAGTATTTCATAAAATGACCATTCTTCGAATCAGAAATGTCCCATGCATGGCAATTATTGGCATTTAATGCTCACAGTCTTAAGACAAActataatttcaagaaaactatTGCCATTTGCTATTAAAATTATGGGAGAAAATAAAGAGAGGATATGTTTCAAGTCAACTACTTTAGTAATCAGTAAAGATAATTCAGAATAGCAGGTCcccaataacaaaacaaaaaaaaaaacctttttcttgTTCCACTCAGATTATTAAAGCACACCAAAaattcatgagtttttttttaattaataactctAATGGatgccttttaaaaaaaaaaaggaaagaagaagttTTTAAGATTGTAATAGTTGCTGAATGTACAGTTCTGTTATGAAATGCCTTGACTTGGAAGTTGAATGAGTATTCTGTTTAAAGCAATTTGTAAGTTTTCAAAACTGAATTACTTGgcaaaaaaattaacctttttCATATGGTTGTGTATGGATAATACTTTCAGTCTTTATGGCTCTAAAAGATGGGCACAGGTCACCGAATTTACTTTCCTGGAAGTTACTGCTGGCTTGGATTCCATCGCGGAGACCATAACGATGGTGCCGCCTTTGACGGCCCTCAGGGACGATAGCCCATGCTACTCCACCAACTAGGAATGCATGAAATAGTACACCTTCTAGCTTGGTCTTGACCAGAATGATGATCCAAATGCCGATGCCATCATGTCTTCAAGAATTCGTCCTGGGATTGCGAGAAGGGATTTGCGTGAGGATGATATCAGGGTGTACGAGCTTTATACGGATTCactaataattaataagaaCCAAAGGGAAGGAGAATGATGCTCGCAGCTTTTATCATCTTCATTAAGAGCATATTCCCATCTGTTTTCTAATAATAACTTCGTGTTTGATTAGGCCATCCTAATCTGCAGATGTATTTCCTCATGagcaagtttgttttttatagaaaatgttATGAATCGCCTGCTGTAGAAGGGTTTTGGCCGCACAATTGTTCCTCAGCTTATATCTAACCTCttgtttttgttctgttttggcctaaaaaacaaaaagaaagaagttgtgATGAGCTTCTAGTATTTAAACAAATTCCAAGAAAACTTGAGTAGGTTTGCAAACGAACATCTCGAAAATGTACACTTGACCCTACATCGAAGAACTTTTACAATTTCTATGATTTTTGCATGAGATCTGTCCATGAACTCTTACAATATTGCTATTTTGCATGgagcttttataaaataagcttaGAAACTTTTACAATATTGCTATTTTGCATCTCATAAAAACTTTTGCTTTTATGAGAGGGTGCAGTCTGCAGAGTGTAGAGGCTGAGGCCGAGGTTGTATCTAATTAGGCCTTCTGCAGCCTTTTTGGTGGGGGAGACTTTAAAGGCCTTGCAAATACGGGCTTGGagtgatttattttaaataagctTAAAATCCCAGCCCGTGTGAGCGTAACAATCACGCGTGGCTTCCGAATTGTATTAAACGATCTCCTTAATATTCTCTCTGTTTCTGTTGTAATCAAAGATTAGGGTTTTGAtgttgatgattttaaaaaaaaaattactagcaATTCAATTTGCAAGATTTTGGGTCTTTGGCATctaaacagaaagaaaatattttatgatatttactGATGAGACTGGATAAATTTACCTCTTCGATTCTACTAAGAGTCTtatatctcattatttttatttaaaagttgaaattgataaactaaatatttgattatatttttttcaattattgaaCTAGTTCTTAAGACGAAATTATCATAGATTTGGAAAATATGAAGAAACTATTTCTACGCGCCAACCCATATGAAGGTGGAAGGGGaaaaatgtgtttggtattatgttagctgttgtggttgtgcaTGATTTGaacaaagttgttttataaaaaatacttttagttaaaattggtttgaaaaaataggtgtttggttaaaattgtggttgaaattgagtttgaagaaaaaatagtttaatgtgtttggttaagaatgcttttgaaattgagtttgaagaaaaagtagtttaatgtgtttggttaaaaatgcttttgaaattgaggttataaaataattttaaaaaatatatattaatattgatggtttttaatttaaatattgtagatttaactattattattatatcatgaaataaataatactttatataaaatattttttattgttccattaaattttttaagagcgCAAcataggtaaaatataatcaagaataaaattgaaattgcgatTAAATTCTACAAATATTATGTCATCAAACGATCTCcgtttaatttatgtagtgtcattgaataatatttaacactagtttttcgaataaaacacaattaaaaattaaaaatatattttttattttgttagatcggacccggttcaatgcatttttagCGTTAAACCGGACCGGTCTGGCCAAATCAGTAAAAAAACTtatgaatagttgaagatgCTTCACTGTTGATTAAAGAAAACCCATGAAAAATAGAACATGTGGAGCATGCTCCACATTAATCTACACCGCTCGATTTATTGCATCCCTAATTTATTGGACTTTCGTATTTCTTTTacgcaatttattttttccttcttagaATTGTAACCTCTGGTTGATGCTTGTCTGAGGGGGTGGGTGCATGTGAGCCCATAAAAAGGGCGAAGTCTAGTAAAAAGAAGCATTTTAATAGAACagaggattttttaaaaatgttatatatatatatatatatatatatatatatatatatatacactaaaataatattttatttttaaaaatttattttttatatcaatatatcaaaataatttaaaaatattaaaaaattaaaattttaaactacattaataattaaaacatttcaaaaatataattgcaccaaattaaatcaaactctGCCTAAGCTGAGCTTGCATAACATGCCTGGGTACCACCTAGTTATGTGATGTTAATGTGATTTGGAAACTCTTACAGAGACCTGGCACTTTCCAGCTAAACTaagatatttatcttttttctattattattttcttttatctctaCAATATATAAGACTCAATTTTATATTAAGAAGCTAATTCAGATTTCAAAATAGGTTTAAAAGTTTTGAGCTTTGAATTGCATTGTTGGATAATAAAATATGGTTGCGTGAGGtgcatttctttttcaaatatattttttgtttgaaatttaatatatatatatatatatattaaaattattaaaaacactaaaaaactttaatttaatatatttttatgtcaaacacACTACTACAACGCTTCCTGCCACCATAAATAAAAGATACTCGTATTTTTTATCAACAACATGTATCCAGTACATcatatgatatttaaatataacaaattatttta is a window of Populus nigra chromosome 10, ddPopNigr1.1, whole genome shotgun sequence DNA encoding:
- the LOC133705788 gene encoding glycine-rich cell wall structural protein 2-like — encoded protein: MASPRVLGTAFLVLLIVDIAFAARTLQSISGGGGGGQGGGGGGGSGSGLGSGYGSGSGSGSGEGYGAGGRGGGGGRGSGGGGGGGSGGGNGSGSGYGSGSGSGYGSGSGIGGGKGGGGSGGSGGGGGGGGGQGSGSGSGSGYGSGSGSGSGSGGGKGGKGGGGGGGGGGGGGGGSGSGSGSGYGSGSGYGSGYGGGKGAHTCVDIFCWRATATVHRKQKKKKEKKRALGAAERREKTTVALDGLLVVALASCGGAEGGKTGDEGGGG
- the LOC133705789 gene encoding putative glycine-rich cell wall structural protein 1; this encodes MASPRALGTAFLILLIADIAFAARTLQSISGGGGGGQGGGGGGGSGSGLGSGYGSGSGSGSGEGYGAGGRGGGGGGGSGGGGGGGSGGGNGSGSGYGSGSGSGYGSGSGIGGGKVFMALKDGHRSPNLLSWKLLLNDDPNADAIMSSRIRPGIARRDLREDDIRVYELYTDSLIINKNQREGE